Proteins from one Terriglobus tenax genomic window:
- the sdhB gene encoding succinate dehydrogenase iron-sulfur subunit, which yields MPTTIEVEVKRQNGPDGNGAVEQFSIPYRPNMNITSLLGEIALNPTTKDGKATTPITYDSNCLEEICGSCAMLINGKARMACSALVDKLMEEGGGKITLAPLSKFPVVRDLAVDRQVLFENLKKVKAWVPIDGTYDLGTGPKQAPQIQEQRYPLSNCISCTICMEVCPQFNDVTNFVGAATIAQAKLFNMDPAGSVLKEERLRALSGDGGVQECGFAQNCVQACPKGLPLTEAISDMGRDVFVQKVKDFFRA from the coding sequence ATGCCGACCACGATTGAAGTCGAAGTGAAGCGCCAGAACGGTCCCGACGGCAACGGAGCTGTCGAACAGTTCTCGATTCCCTATCGCCCCAACATGAACATCACCTCGCTGCTGGGCGAGATTGCGCTCAACCCGACCACCAAGGACGGCAAGGCGACCACACCGATCACCTACGACTCGAACTGCCTGGAAGAGATCTGCGGTTCGTGCGCGATGCTGATCAACGGGAAAGCCCGCATGGCCTGCTCCGCTCTGGTGGACAAGCTGATGGAAGAGGGCGGCGGCAAGATCACGCTGGCCCCGCTTTCGAAGTTCCCCGTCGTCCGCGACCTTGCAGTCGACCGCCAGGTTCTCTTCGAGAACCTGAAGAAGGTGAAGGCCTGGGTTCCGATTGACGGCACGTATGACCTGGGCACAGGCCCCAAGCAGGCTCCGCAGATTCAGGAGCAGCGCTACCCGCTGTCGAACTGCATCAGCTGCACCATCTGCATGGAGGTCTGCCCGCAGTTCAACGATGTAACCAACTTCGTCGGCGCGGCGACCATCGCACAGGCCAAGCTCTTCAACATGGACCCCGCAGGCTCCGTACTGAAGGAAGAGCGCCTGCGTGCGCTCTCCGGCGACGGCGGCGTGCAGGAGTGCGGCTTCGCCCAGAACTGCGTCCAGGCCTGCCCCAAGGGCCTGCCCTTGACCGAAGCCATCAGCGACATGGGCCGCGATGTCTTCGTGCAGAAGGTAAAGGACTTCTTCCGCGCGTAG
- the sdhA gene encoding succinate dehydrogenase flavoprotein subunit, translating into MAAATPRIIVVGGGLAGLSSVIKIAEAGGKVDLFSIVPVKRSHSVCAQGGINAAKNLKGEGDDVYKHFDDTIYGGDFLANQTPVKNMTAQGPAIIDLLDRMGVPFNRTPEGLLDFRRFGGTLYHRTAFAGATTGQQLLYALDEQVRRFESEGKVTKYEGWEFLSAVLGSKGECRGIVAMNLRTMETKTFPADAIIVCTGGNGAIFGKSTNSVVCTGSAQSALYQQGAYYANGEFIQVHPTAIPGEDKLRLMSESARGEGGRVWVPRDPKDKRQPNSIPDAERWYFLEEKYPKYGNLVPRDIATREIFKVVYENGMGIDGQPMVYLDVSHLPPERQHKLEGILEIYEKFVGDDPRKVPMKIFPGMHYTMGGLWVDFNQMTNIPGVFAAGEADYSIHGANRLGANSLLSCIYGGFVAGPKAMEYAKGLVPQEGDGGHAAELVRQQQYNNILLNNQGTENPFKIWRELGETMTQHATIVRYNKGLDEADAKLVELLARYRNINLSDKSQWANTSFAFARQLYNMLELARVIVQGARLRDESRGAHYKPDFEKRDDENFLKTTMASFVDGAPRIEYQEVDTQYIKPRPRVYTSN; encoded by the coding sequence ATGGCTGCAGCTACTCCAAGAATTATCGTCGTCGGTGGCGGACTCGCGGGTCTGTCCTCCGTCATCAAGATCGCCGAAGCGGGCGGCAAGGTCGACCTGTTCTCGATCGTCCCCGTCAAGCGCTCGCACTCCGTCTGCGCCCAGGGCGGCATCAACGCCGCCAAGAACCTGAAGGGCGAAGGCGATGACGTCTACAAGCACTTTGACGACACCATCTATGGTGGTGACTTCCTGGCCAACCAGACGCCGGTCAAGAACATGACCGCGCAGGGTCCGGCCATCATTGACCTTCTGGACCGCATGGGCGTGCCCTTCAACCGCACCCCCGAAGGCCTGCTGGACTTCCGCCGCTTCGGTGGCACGCTGTACCACCGCACCGCCTTCGCAGGCGCAACCACCGGCCAGCAGCTGCTCTACGCCCTGGACGAGCAGGTGCGCCGCTTCGAGTCTGAAGGCAAGGTCACCAAGTATGAGGGCTGGGAGTTCCTCTCCGCCGTCCTGGGCAGCAAGGGCGAGTGCCGCGGCATTGTGGCCATGAACCTGCGCACCATGGAGACCAAGACCTTCCCCGCCGACGCCATCATTGTCTGCACCGGCGGCAACGGAGCCATCTTCGGCAAGAGCACCAACTCGGTCGTCTGCACCGGCTCAGCCCAGTCCGCTCTCTATCAGCAGGGCGCGTACTACGCCAACGGCGAGTTCATCCAGGTTCACCCCACAGCCATCCCCGGTGAGGACAAGCTTCGGCTGATGTCTGAATCCGCCCGCGGCGAAGGTGGCCGTGTATGGGTCCCGCGTGACCCGAAGGACAAGCGCCAGCCCAACTCCATCCCGGATGCCGAGCGCTGGTACTTCCTCGAAGAGAAGTATCCCAAGTACGGCAACCTGGTCCCGCGTGACATCGCTACCCGCGAGATCTTCAAGGTGGTCTACGAGAACGGCATGGGCATCGACGGCCAGCCGATGGTCTATCTGGACGTCTCGCACCTGCCGCCCGAGCGCCAGCACAAGCTCGAAGGCATCCTGGAGATCTACGAGAAGTTTGTCGGCGACGATCCGCGCAAGGTCCCGATGAAGATCTTCCCGGGCATGCACTACACCATGGGCGGCCTGTGGGTGGACTTCAACCAGATGACCAACATCCCCGGCGTCTTCGCCGCGGGTGAGGCCGACTACTCCATCCACGGAGCCAACCGCCTCGGCGCGAATTCGCTGCTCAGCTGCATCTACGGCGGCTTCGTGGCCGGACCGAAGGCCATGGAGTACGCCAAGGGTCTGGTTCCGCAGGAAGGCGACGGCGGCCACGCGGCCGAGCTGGTTCGCCAGCAGCAGTACAACAATATTCTGCTGAACAACCAGGGCACCGAGAACCCGTTCAAAATCTGGCGCGAACTCGGCGAGACCATGACCCAGCACGCCACCATCGTGCGCTACAACAAGGGCCTGGACGAAGCCGACGCCAAGCTGGTCGAACTGCTGGCCCGCTACCGGAATATCAACCTCTCGGACAAGAGCCAGTGGGCTAACACCAGCTTTGCCTTCGCCCGCCAGCTCTACAACATGCTGGAGCTCGCACGCGTCATCGTGCAGGGTGCACGCCTGCGCGACGAAAGCCGCGGTGCACACTACAAGCCCGACTTCGAGAAGCGCGACGACGAGAACTTCCTCAAGACAACGATGGCAAGCTTTGTCGACGGAGCACCCAGGATCGAATACCAGGAAGTGGACACACAGTACATCAAGCCGCGTCCCCGCGTGTACACCTCCAACTAA
- a CDS encoding succinate dehydrogenase: MATTAPQPASPTLKGVQPLRAGEGNSFVWRRLHSLTGIIPIGAFLVEHIVSNFEIVNGPVAYAKQVLFLNSLPLVRVLEWGFIFIPLLFHALYGVFIAVRGRTNVNVYPWAGNWMYLSQRVTGLIAFAYIVQHVLRQRFMGVSLPEHPGLAYAKVQYELMNPWMFAIYCIAMIATCWHFAYGIWLFAAKWGITPGEVARKRFGWVCTVVGAALCIMGLVSIYAVTYSRPYSPVDVLPQQTEDSAPAVPPAYAPQQ; encoded by the coding sequence ATGGCGACAACCGCCCCACAGCCTGCCAGCCCCACCCTGAAGGGGGTTCAGCCCCTCCGTGCGGGCGAAGGCAACTCTTTTGTATGGCGCCGGCTCCATTCGCTGACCGGCATCATTCCCATCGGCGCGTTCCTGGTCGAGCATATTGTTTCGAACTTCGAGATCGTGAACGGTCCCGTGGCCTACGCCAAGCAGGTGCTGTTCCTGAACAGCCTGCCGCTGGTCCGCGTTCTGGAGTGGGGCTTCATCTTTATTCCCCTGCTCTTCCATGCGCTCTATGGCGTCTTTATCGCCGTCCGTGGCCGTACGAATGTGAATGTCTATCCGTGGGCCGGAAACTGGATGTACCTCTCCCAGCGTGTAACGGGCCTGATCGCATTCGCGTATATCGTTCAGCACGTACTTCGTCAGCGCTTCATGGGTGTCAGCCTGCCTGAGCACCCCGGCCTGGCCTATGCCAAGGTGCAGTATGAGTTGATGAATCCATGGATGTTCGCCATCTACTGCATCGCCATGATCGCCACCTGCTGGCACTTTGCCTACGGCATCTGGCTGTTTGCAGCCAAGTGGGGCATTACACCGGGCGAGGTCGCCCGCAAGCGTTTTGGCTGGGTCTGCACGGTTGTTGGCGCCGCCCTCTGCATCATGGGCCTCGTCAGCATCTACGCTGTCACCTACAGCCGCCCTTATTCGCCGGTTGATGTGCTGCCCCAGCAGACGGAAGATTCTGCCCCGGCAGTTCCACCCGCTTACGCACCGCAGCAATAA
- a CDS encoding PHP domain-containing protein, with protein sequence MPSVITCSWKERVNTRSFRSGVSLHSHTNQSKETLNFIAAMGNKIPWLERFVRSREEKCAGRYGLKLDFDRAYWTPPLTPMQALDLERNQIEKGLDLQAMVSITDHDDINAPLLLRAANADEDLAISVEWSAPFGVTTFHLGIHNLPAATSQQWMVRMEAATAMPDEREVRAILAELHEIKQVLIVFNHPMWDLYDIGVERHVMEVERFLRDCGGFVHALELNGLRNWQENRTVIEMAERWGMLLISGGDRHGTEPNANVNLTQATSFAEFVHEVRIDRVSHVHFMPQYAEPWKHRVLESTLAAIRNYPEFPEGSRRWDERVFHPDANGVMQPVSAMWQKGRAPWYIGASLTAVRMMGAGPFWHGLRMAWSEAEPEFKLAE encoded by the coding sequence ATGCCAAGCGTGATTACCTGCAGTTGGAAAGAGCGAGTAAATACCCGGTCCTTCCGGAGCGGGGTTTCGCTTCACAGCCACACCAACCAGTCCAAGGAGACTCTGAACTTCATCGCCGCCATGGGCAACAAGATTCCCTGGCTGGAGCGCTTTGTGCGTTCCCGCGAAGAGAAGTGCGCCGGCCGCTACGGTCTGAAGCTGGACTTTGACCGCGCCTACTGGACTCCTCCGTTGACGCCGATGCAGGCGCTTGACCTGGAACGCAACCAGATTGAGAAGGGTCTCGACCTGCAGGCGATGGTGTCCATCACCGATCACGACGACATCAACGCGCCGCTGCTGTTGCGCGCTGCCAATGCGGACGAAGATCTGGCCATCAGCGTGGAGTGGAGCGCACCCTTCGGCGTCACAACCTTCCACCTGGGCATTCATAACCTGCCGGCGGCCACCAGCCAGCAGTGGATGGTCCGTATGGAAGCGGCGACCGCCATGCCGGATGAGCGCGAGGTTCGCGCGATCCTGGCCGAGTTGCACGAGATCAAGCAGGTGCTGATCGTCTTCAACCACCCCATGTGGGACCTGTACGACATTGGTGTGGAACGCCACGTGATGGAAGTGGAACGCTTCCTGCGCGACTGCGGCGGCTTTGTCCATGCGCTGGAACTGAACGGTCTGCGCAACTGGCAGGAGAACCGTACGGTCATCGAAATGGCGGAGCGCTGGGGCATGCTGCTGATCAGCGGCGGTGACCGCCACGGCACCGAGCCCAATGCGAACGTGAACCTGACGCAGGCCACCAGCTTTGCGGAGTTCGTGCACGAGGTCCGCATCGACCGCGTCAGCCACGTCCACTTTATGCCGCAGTATGCCGAGCCGTGGAAGCATCGCGTGCTGGAGTCGACACTGGCCGCCATCCGAAACTATCCGGAGTTTCCCGAAGGTTCGCGCCGCTGGGATGAGCGCGTCTTCCACCCGGATGCGAATGGTGTGATGCAGCCGGTATCGGCCATGTGGCAGAAAGGCCGTGCCCCCTGGTATATCGGTGCCAGCCTGACCGCTGTCCGCATGATGGGCGCAGGTCCCTTCTGGCACGGGCTGCGCATGGCCTGGAGCGAAGCCGAACCGGAGTTCAAACTGGCAGAGTAG
- the rdgB gene encoding RdgB/HAM1 family non-canonical purine NTP pyrophosphatase, whose product MTIYLATTNPGKLRDFAAIAQQHNVEVAPLPGLASIPEPPENEPTFEGNAIAKAVYYSQHARGLLVMADDSGLEVAELNGAPGVRSARYAEDLGFPAEPGSTKDGRNNAALLQAMNGIPQNQRQGRYRCVLAIARDGQVVKTAEGTVDGLVLETPRGDGGFGYDPLFYLPELQQTMAEVSLEQKQRLSHRGRAFESLLRQL is encoded by the coding sequence ATGACCATCTACCTGGCAACCACCAACCCCGGCAAGCTGCGCGACTTCGCTGCGATTGCACAGCAGCACAACGTAGAAGTCGCCCCCCTGCCGGGGCTGGCTTCTATTCCGGAACCGCCGGAGAACGAACCCACCTTCGAGGGCAACGCGATCGCGAAGGCTGTCTACTACTCGCAGCACGCCCGCGGACTGCTGGTGATGGCCGACGATTCAGGGCTTGAAGTCGCGGAGCTGAACGGAGCGCCCGGCGTACGCTCCGCCCGCTATGCCGAAGACCTGGGCTTCCCTGCCGAACCCGGCTCCACCAAAGACGGCCGCAACAATGCTGCACTGCTGCAAGCAATGAATGGCATTCCGCAGAACCAGCGCCAGGGCCGCTACCGCTGCGTGCTGGCCATCGCTCGCGACGGCCAGGTGGTGAAAACCGCCGAGGGCACCGTGGACGGCCTTGTGCTGGAGACTCCACGCGGAGACGGCGGATTTGGCTACGATCCGCTTTTTTATCTGCCCGAGCTGCAGCAGACGATGGCCGAGGTTTCGCTGGAACAAAAACAAAGGCTCAGCCATCGTGGCCGAGCCTTCGAGTCGCTGCTGCGGCAACTCTAA
- a CDS encoding flagellar motor protein MotB, producing MGKKKHPEHVNHERWLVSYADFITLLFAFFVVLFASGQSDKKKSQRMAAAMQAAFTDTRIFEMHSATPALTEGGAGAQSMPVEMPLAMAPDIRKSDGEGGSSPEEIAARVRQAIQQVQAAQQAPLQSKSAGKLQPGGSISVHQSADGITVSLQEAGFFASGSAEVWAASESALAKIIAALPANMKIRVEGHSDNRPIHTAQFASNWELSSARASAIARAILEQTKIDPGLISAAGYAEFHPVASNATDEGRTQNRRVDIVILQPAPAAPAPQPVVTPPPLAPSSQ from the coding sequence ATGGGAAAAAAGAAACATCCCGAACACGTCAACCATGAACGCTGGCTTGTCTCTTACGCCGACTTCATCACCCTGCTCTTCGCCTTCTTTGTGGTACTGTTCGCCTCCGGTCAAAGCGACAAGAAGAAGTCGCAACGTATGGCCGCGGCCATGCAGGCGGCCTTTACGGATACACGCATCTTCGAGATGCACTCGGCAACGCCCGCACTCACGGAAGGTGGAGCGGGAGCACAGTCCATGCCGGTTGAGATGCCGCTGGCCATGGCTCCTGACATCCGCAAGAGCGATGGAGAGGGCGGCAGCAGTCCGGAAGAGATCGCGGCCAGGGTCCGCCAGGCCATACAACAGGTACAAGCCGCACAGCAGGCTCCCCTGCAGAGCAAGTCCGCAGGCAAGCTGCAGCCCGGAGGCTCCATCTCCGTGCATCAGTCTGCCGACGGTATCACCGTTTCCTTGCAGGAGGCAGGCTTCTTCGCCTCCGGCTCCGCCGAAGTATGGGCTGCTTCAGAAAGTGCGCTTGCGAAGATTATTGCCGCGCTGCCTGCCAACATGAAGATCCGCGTGGAGGGGCACAGCGACAACCGCCCCATCCACACCGCGCAGTTCGCCTCCAACTGGGAGCTGTCGTCAGCGCGCGCGTCCGCTATTGCACGCGCCATTCTTGAGCAGACGAAGATCGATCCCGGCCTGATCTCCGCCGCTGGCTATGCGGAGTTTCATCCTGTTGCCTCCAATGCCACCGACGAAGGGCGGACACAGAACCGCCGCGTGGACATTGTTATTCTGCAGCCTGCGCCAGCGGCACCTGCTCCGCAGCCGGTAGTTACGCCTCCGCCACTTGCACCCTCTTCGCAATGA
- a CDS encoding flagellar motor protein: MDIASVAGIVLALLGILGGMMIEGGKLAQITQPTAMMIVGGGTAGAVMLQFPLSIFLAAIKKFISVFLHKGADGNAMVKQLVDFANKARKDGIVSLDQELGKVTDPFLKQAMMLAVDGTEPAEVRNIMQLELDNKSEIEEKIPQVFESAGGFSPTVGIIGAVLGLIQVMQHLDNIDEVGRGIAVAFVATIYGVALANLVCLPAAGKLKIRHREETMLKEMMLEGVVSILEGMNPRMMETKLRTFLMEEGHAEKA; the protein is encoded by the coding sequence ATGGACATCGCCAGCGTTGCAGGCATTGTGCTTGCCCTTCTCGGCATTCTTGGCGGCATGATGATCGAAGGCGGCAAGCTTGCCCAGATTACGCAGCCCACGGCCATGATGATCGTCGGCGGTGGCACCGCAGGTGCCGTGATGCTTCAGTTTCCCCTCAGCATCTTTCTGGCTGCCATAAAGAAGTTCATCTCCGTATTCCTGCACAAGGGCGCCGACGGCAACGCCATGGTCAAGCAACTGGTTGACTTCGCCAACAAAGCCCGCAAGGACGGCATCGTCTCGCTGGACCAGGAACTGGGCAAGGTTACAGATCCCTTTCTGAAGCAGGCCATGATGCTGGCCGTCGACGGCACAGAGCCGGCCGAGGTTCGCAACATCATGCAGCTTGAGCTGGACAACAAGAGCGAGATCGAAGAAAAGATTCCGCAGGTATTTGAATCTGCCGGTGGATTTTCACCAACAGTTGGCATCATTGGCGCCGTGCTGGGCCTGATCCAGGTAATGCAGCACCTGGACAACATTGACGAGGTCGGCCGCGGCATCGCCGTCGCCTTCGTTGCCACCATCTATGGCGTAGCGCTGGCCAACCTGGTGTGCCTGCCCGCTGCGGGCAAGCTCAAGATCCGCCATCGGGAAGAAACCATGCTGAAAGAGATGATGCTCGAAGGCGTCGTCAGCATCCTGGAAGGCATGAACCCGCGCATGATGGAGACCAAGCTGCGCACCTTCCTGATGGAAGAAGGACACGCGGAGAAGGCATAA
- a CDS encoding flagellar FlbD family protein, whose protein sequence is MIELTRLNGHTIYMNAELIKYIEAAPDTMITLVTGEKIVVREGCQQVMDLALHYKMNLLRSTWPTALEALTAKIAHGTEPHTR, encoded by the coding sequence ATGATTGAACTAACACGGCTGAACGGCCACACGATCTATATGAATGCGGAGCTGATCAAGTACATCGAAGCCGCGCCGGACACCATGATCACGCTGGTGACCGGAGAAAAGATCGTTGTGCGTGAAGGCTGCCAGCAGGTGATGGATCTTGCCCTGCACTACAAGATGAACCTGCTGCGTTCCACATGGCCGACTGCTCTGGAAGCTCTGACGGCAAAGATTGCGCACGGTACTGAACCCCACACCCGGTAA
- a CDS encoding flagellin yields the protein MSLSVLNNIAAIRAQNNLSQTQKSLQSTLTQLSSGSRINSGADDAAGLAVADGLHANVAALNQSARNASDGIGLLQTADGALSQVTNLLNRAVTLATQAANGTLNSSQVSAANQEYQNILTEVGNIGSTTNFNGNTVFSSSATTIFVSDGTSSGATAFSDTTGALSTASVGTDAAGNSVDFTASGVATLTASTAQTVLTSLTTAIADVAYQRGQLGANINQLSAAQSVVASQSENLTSAESNVRSTDYASATSDLAKFQVLSQTGISALAQANQVQQQVLKLLQ from the coding sequence ATGTCCCTGAGTGTCCTGAACAACATCGCCGCGATTCGCGCGCAGAACAACCTTTCGCAGACGCAGAAGAGCCTGCAGAGCACGCTGACCCAGCTTTCTTCGGGTTCGCGTATCAACTCCGGTGCGGACGACGCAGCCGGCCTGGCCGTTGCCGATGGCCTGCATGCCAACGTTGCTGCCCTGAACCAGTCGGCCCGTAACGCCAGCGATGGCATCGGCCTGCTGCAGACCGCCGATGGCGCTCTGTCGCAGGTGACCAACCTGCTGAATCGTGCTGTTACCCTGGCGACCCAGGCTGCCAACGGTACCCTGAACTCGTCGCAGGTTTCCGCCGCCAACCAGGAGTACCAGAACATCCTGACCGAAGTCGGCAACATCGGCTCGACCACCAACTTCAACGGCAACACGGTTTTCTCCAGCTCGGCGACAACGATTTTTGTTTCGGACGGAACCAGCTCCGGCGCGACCGCTTTCAGCGATACGACCGGCGCCCTGAGCACCGCAAGCGTGGGTACCGATGCGGCAGGCAACAGTGTTGATTTCACCGCTTCCGGCGTTGCGACTCTGACGGCCTCCACGGCGCAGACCGTGTTGACCAGCCTGACCACCGCCATTGCGGACGTTGCCTACCAGCGCGGTCAGCTTGGCGCCAACATCAACCAGCTCAGCGCGGCACAGTCGGTCGTCGCATCCCAGAGCGAAAACCTGACATCGGCTGAGTCCAACGTTCGTTCGACGGACTACGCCAGCGCCACCAGCGACCTGGCCAAGTTCCAGGTGCTGAGCCAGACGGGCATCAGCGCCCTGGCCCAGGCCAACCAGGTGCAGCAGCAGGTCCTGAAGCTCCTGCAATAA